A genomic region of Trifolium pratense cultivar HEN17-A07 linkage group LG3, ARS_RC_1.1, whole genome shotgun sequence contains the following coding sequences:
- the LOC123918828 gene encoding protein MICRORCHIDIA 6-like has translation MLNGNYEHFMENLSLLLRWSPYSSEKDLLKQFDNMGSHGTKVIVYNLWFNDEGITELDFDTDPKDIRIAWDIKKLGTKPAWKRIQEEHIAERFRYSLRVVGLCSFLEEIYQGIQV, from the exons ATGTTAAATGGCAATTACGAACATTTTATGGAGAATTTATCATTGCTGTTACGTTGGTCACCATATTCATCAGAAAAAGATCTTCTAAAACAG TTTGATAACATGGGATCTCACGGCACTAAAGTTATCGTCTACAATTTGTGGTTTAATGATGAGGGGATTACAGAGTTGGATTTTGATACAGATCCCAAg GATATTCGTATTGCTTGGGATATCAAGAAACTCGGCACTAAACCTGCATGGAAGAGAATTCAGGAGGAACATATTGCTGAACGATTTCGTTACTCTTTACGT GTAGTGGGATTGTGTTCATTCCTGGAAGAG ATCTACCAAGGGATTCAAGTGTGA